The Streptococcus iniae genome contains the following window.
TGAAAACCGTTTAGATTCTTGGCTTGCTCTTCACCCAAACTTTTGGCTAGATTATAAAGTAACACCAATCTACAATGGTAATGAATTACTTCCTCGTCAAGTTGCATTGCAATATGTTGGAATTGATGCAGCAGGTCAACTTCTTACTATCAAATTAAACAGCGCCAAGGAATCCGTTGATGAACACGGCGTTACAACCGTTATCTTAGATAATGTCGCAGAAAATATCACTCTCGACTACGCAACAGGTACTGCTACTCCTAAAAATTAAATAAAGGTACTTAACCTCAAGACAAATAAGTAAACAAAAAGACTAGCTTTCTCTTTTCCCATCAAAAAGCTAGTCTTTTTCTTATTAACACCTTCCATTATCCTATTTATCACTGCTTAGTAAAAATACATTTTCAATTCTTTCTATGGAAAGGTCATTAAAAACGTAGTAAAATAGACCCTAGAAGCAACTAAGCCTATTTTTATAGGCCTAACTAATCTATTTTGAAAGAAGAATGACAACTAATGAAGCAAATCCTTGTCCTACATACCGGAGGAACAATATCCATGCAGGCTGATGCAGCCGGTCAGGTAGCACCTAACGCCATCAATCCAATGACAGAACTTGGGATTAACCTTGATAACATCCAACTTCATGTTATCGATTTTTTCAACCTACCAAGTCCTCATATCACACCTCATCACATGCTTAAACTCTACCACAAAATCAAAGAGGACGGCGCAGCTTATGACGGTATTGTTATCACTCACGGAACCGATACTCTGGAAGAAACCGCCTATTTTTTAGACACCATGGCCATTCCCGATGTTCCTCTTGTTATCACAGGAGCTATGCGTAGTGCCAATGAAATTGGTAGCGATGGTATCTATAACTACTTAACAGCTCTTCGTGTTGCAAGCCATGACAAATCAAAAGGCAAAGGTGTCCTTGTTGTTATGAACGATGAAATTCACGCTGGTAAATACGTTACTAAAACACATACAACAAATATTTCAACCTTTCAAACACCCACCCATGGTCCTCTTGGCATTGTCACTAAAGATGATCTTCTGTTCTTTAAAACTGCAGAACCACGTGTTCGCTTTGACCTCAAAGAATTAAGTGGTACAATCCCAATTGTCAAAGCCTACGCTGGTATGGGAGACGGTAGTATCCTCAGTATCCTTAGTCCAGATAACATCCAAGGTCTAGTTATTGAAGCACTCGGAGCAGGTAACATCCCACCATTAGCAGTTCCAGAAGTAGAGACATTAATTGCTCAAGGAATTCCTGTTGTACTTGTTTCGCGTTGTTTCAACGGTATCGCAGAAGCTGTTTACGCCTATCAAGGTGGCGGTGCCAAACTCCAAAAATCTGGAGTTATGTTCGTCAAAGAACTCAATGCCCCAAAAGCCAGATTAAAACTCTTGATTGCTCTAAACGCAGGGCTAAAAGGCCAAGCCTTGAAAGATTATATCGAAGGCTAAACAATAACTACCTAACTCCAAGAGCTAGGTAGTTTCTTTTTAAGGTAAATTATTCCCAGCTGCGCGGTATATCTCATACCACTCTGGACGCGTCAGCTTAATCTTAGTGGCTGCCGCAATTTTTTTAATCCTATCAGGATTCATAGAGCCAATAATAGCTTGCATTTGTGCAGGATGTCTGAGAATCCAGGCAATAATAATTGCCTCATCAGAAACAGCATAGTTTTGAGCTAAAGTGGAAATGACGTGATTCAACTCGACATAATCAGGATTTCCTGTAAAGAGACCTTTGTCCAAATCAATTTGAAAAGGAGACCATGCTTGAATCGTCACCTTCTTGAGACGACAATAATCTATAATCCCATTATCCCTGTCAATTCCTGCTTGATTGCGCATGTTAACATTTAACCCTGCATCAATCATTGGTGTGTGTGCTGGAGATAATTGCATTTGATTAACCGCCAAGGGTTGCTCCAGATAAGCCTGCAAAAGCTCCATTTGAAAACGATTGTGATTACTGACGCCAAAATGTTTAACTTTACCAGACTTTCGCAAAGAGGTAAAAGCTTCTGCAACTTCTTCTGGTTCAACCAAGGCATCCGGGCGATGAAGCACTAGAAAATCAAGATAATCTGTTTGCAAACGGTCTAAAATCCCATCAACAGAGGCCAAAATATGCTCTTTAGAAAAATCAAAATAGCCCTTTTGAATGCCACATTTTGATTGCAAAATGAAATCATCTCGCTTTAATCCAAGGTTTTGAAAAGCCTGACTAAAGCGTACTTCTGATTGACCACCGCCATATATATCAGCATGATCAATAAAATTAATGCCTTCTTCTAAGGCAGTCCCAATTACTTTTTGTGCCTCTATCACATCAAGACTGGCCATTCGCATACAGCCTAAGACAAGTCTGGAGGCTTCAAGCCCGGTTTGTCCGATTATTTGATTGGTCATCCTAAAACTCCTTTGAACCTTTATTACTGACAGTATACCATTTCAGTGAGCATTTCACTGTTTTTAACATCATTTGCACCTAATCAAAGTTTCCTTTGTCTTCTAAATTCTCTGCAATTACTCGCCACTCAGGGTGGCTTTGCCAATCCCTTTGGCCAGCAATCTGATTAGCCACTCGCCTAGCCTCTTCTAAAATATGAAAATCTTCAACAATATCAGCTGTTTTAAACTCCGGAATACCTGATTGTCTCGTCCCAAAAATTTCACCTGCCCCACGCATCTTCAAGTCGGCTTCAGCTAAGACAAAACCATCTGTCGTTTCAGTCATAATCGCCATACGTTCTTTACCAGACTCTGTTTTGGGATTAGCAACCAAAATAGCATAGGACTGTTTATGCCCACGACCAACACGACCACGCAATTGATGCAACTGACTCAATCCAAATCTGTCTGCGTCCATAATCATCATAATAGTTGCATTTGGCACATTAACACCCACTTCAATAACAGTTGTTGAAACAAGAATAGCTATTTTTTGTGCTTTAAAGTCTTGCATAATGCTATCTTTCATGTCATTTTTCATTTTACCGTGCATCAGTGCAATGCTAACAGTATCCCCAAAGTAGTCTTTGAGTTCTTCTTCTAAAGCGACAGCATTCTTCAAATCAAGTGCCTCAGATTCCTCAATCAAGGGTGAAATAACATAGACTTGGGCGCCTTTGGCAATTTCCTTAGAAACCCAGGCCAGTACACTCTCTAATTGTTGATGTTTAACCCAACGTGTCACAATAGGTTTTCGACCTGCTGGCAACTCATCAATAATAGAAACATCCATCTCTCCGTAAGCCGTGATAGCCAAAGTCCTTGGAATAGGGGTTGCCGTCATCATAAGCACATCAGGATTTTCCCCTTTTTCTCTAAAAATACGTCTTTGTTTGACCCCAAATCGGTGCTGCTCATCTGTGATGACCAAGCCCAACTTGTGGTATTGCACAGCATCTTGAATCAAAGCATGGGTCCCTACAATCATGTCAACAGACCCATCAGCAATTGCCGCCAGAGCTGTCCGCTTCTGTGCAGCTTTCATTCCAGATTTCAAAATAGCAATGGACAAATCCGGGAAGAGTTCTAAAAGGCTCTGGTAATGTTGCTCTGCCAAAATTTCTGTAGGAACCATCAAAGCTGATTGATAACCTGCTGTATAAGCCGCAAACATAGCTAAGCTGGCAAGGACTGTTTTACCAGAACCAACATCCCCTTGTAAGAGCCGATTCATATGCTGACCAGACTGCATATCTGATAAAATATCTGCCAAACTCTTTTCTTGAGCTCTAGTCAGCGAAAAAGGCAATTGCGCTACTTTAGCTTCAACTTCATCTTCCTTGTAGGCGATGGCTAAGCCAGAACTTTCTGATTTACTGGCAAATCTAAGCACCTGCAAGTGCATTTGAAAGTAAAAAAGTTCTTCAAACTTAATGCGTCTCAGAGCCGCCTTATATTCCTGTAAATCACTTGGAAAATGCATGGCTTTAATAGCAGCTTGACGCCCCATCAGTTTATAGCGGGTAATTAATGTTTCTGGTAAATTTTCTTGAACCTGACTTAATAAACCACTATCAAAGGCTGATTTAATAGCTTTAATCAAGGCAGTTTGACTTACTCCTTGCACCAAATGATAAACCGGCTGCAATTCATCTTCAAGCGTCATCACAAATTTCATTCCCGTTAGGCTAGCTTTCTTTTGGTCCCACTTGCCAAAAATAGCCACCTCCTTATCAAGTTCCACCTTATCTGCAAGATAGGGCTGATTAAAGAAATTAACAGCAATCACAAGCTCCCCTTGTTTCACTTTAAAACTTAAACGATTGCGCTTAAAACCATAATACTGGACATTGGCAGGTGTCACAACAAGACCCGTCACAAGGGCTTTTTCACCATCTTGAAGCTCAAAAACAGATTTACTCTTAAAATCCTCATAACGAAAAGGATAGTACAACAATAAATCTTCAACACTATAAATCTCCAATTTATGAAACTTTTCAGCTGATTTAGGTCCTAAACCCTTCAATTCTGAAATGGGCGACTGTAACTTCATAGGCCTCCTTCCACCATATCTCGACATAAAAACTCTTGTCACTATTATACAAGAGTTTTCAAATA
Protein-coding sequences here:
- a CDS encoding asparaginase, translated to MKQILVLHTGGTISMQADAAGQVAPNAINPMTELGINLDNIQLHVIDFFNLPSPHITPHHMLKLYHKIKEDGAAYDGIVITHGTDTLEETAYFLDTMAIPDVPLVITGAMRSANEIGSDGIYNYLTALRVASHDKSKGKGVLVVMNDEIHAGKYVTKTHTTNISTFQTPTHGPLGIVTKDDLLFFKTAEPRVRFDLKELSGTIPIVKAYAGMGDGSILSILSPDNIQGLVIEALGAGNIPPLAVPEVETLIAQGIPVVLVSRCFNGIAEAVYAYQGGGAKLQKSGVMFVKELNAPKARLKLLIALNAGLKGQALKDYIEG
- a CDS encoding aldo/keto reductase, with translation MTNQIIGQTGLEASRLVLGCMRMASLDVIEAQKVIGTALEEGINFIDHADIYGGGQSEVRFSQAFQNLGLKRDDFILQSKCGIQKGYFDFSKEHILASVDGILDRLQTDYLDFLVLHRPDALVEPEEVAEAFTSLRKSGKVKHFGVSNHNRFQMELLQAYLEQPLAVNQMQLSPAHTPMIDAGLNVNMRNQAGIDRDNGIIDYCRLKKVTIQAWSPFQIDLDKGLFTGNPDYVELNHVISTLAQNYAVSDEAIIIAWILRHPAQMQAIIGSMNPDRIKKIAAATKIKLTRPEWYEIYRAAGNNLP
- the recG gene encoding ATP-dependent DNA helicase RecG; its protein translation is MKLQSPISELKGLGPKSAEKFHKLEIYSVEDLLLYYPFRYEDFKSKSVFELQDGEKALVTGLVVTPANVQYYGFKRNRLSFKVKQGELVIAVNFFNQPYLADKVELDKEVAIFGKWDQKKASLTGMKFVMTLEDELQPVYHLVQGVSQTALIKAIKSAFDSGLLSQVQENLPETLITRYKLMGRQAAIKAMHFPSDLQEYKAALRRIKFEELFYFQMHLQVLRFASKSESSGLAIAYKEDEVEAKVAQLPFSLTRAQEKSLADILSDMQSGQHMNRLLQGDVGSGKTVLASLAMFAAYTAGYQSALMVPTEILAEQHYQSLLELFPDLSIAILKSGMKAAQKRTALAAIADGSVDMIVGTHALIQDAVQYHKLGLVITDEQHRFGVKQRRIFREKGENPDVLMMTATPIPRTLAITAYGEMDVSIIDELPAGRKPIVTRWVKHQQLESVLAWVSKEIAKGAQVYVISPLIEESEALDLKNAVALEEELKDYFGDTVSIALMHGKMKNDMKDSIMQDFKAQKIAILVSTTVIEVGVNVPNATIMMIMDADRFGLSQLHQLRGRVGRGHKQSYAILVANPKTESGKERMAIMTETTDGFVLAEADLKMRGAGEIFGTRQSGIPEFKTADIVEDFHILEEARRVANQIAGQRDWQSHPEWRVIAENLEDKGNFD